The following nucleotide sequence is from Salvia miltiorrhiza cultivar Shanhuang (shh) chromosome 7, IMPLAD_Smil_shh, whole genome shotgun sequence.
CTCTCATGTAGTCTATGGTGTCTCCCAAAATAGATGCTCTGTCCATCTACCATTTCTCGTTTACAAAAAGAAACTCAAACGACAACGAAAAAGATAAGTTATGATACCTTGCTAATCCTAGGAACAACTGATCTGAGCATGGAGAGGCGGTCGTTGAGGCGCTTCCGCCGCCGTCTCTCCGCCATGAGGTTCTTCGACGCCGGCTTCTGAGGGCTCGTGTTCAAACTGTGGGGTTCGGGATTTTGAAAATCATAAGGGAGCGTTTGGATGAAGCTGAAGTCGGGCGGTGATAGTTGGTAGGAAGGGATACAAGCAAGACTAGGCAAGCTTTCTTGATTTGTGAAGGACTCCATTTCTAGTAACTCTTCCAAGAAACCATGCTCATCATTTCTGTACAActccatttctctctctcttacacACACAGATGCAGCAGAGTGAAGCCCACAATGCTTGCCGCAGCTTGTGCtgttatatatataggtaagAGAGGGGATGgagacttaaaaaaaaaatcgaagctACTTGTGTTGGCTATTTTTTCATTGTTGCAAACAATGAAGATTGTTTAGTTTGTAATGTTCATG
It contains:
- the LOC130992695 gene encoding LOW QUALITY PROTEIN: transcription factor bHLH93-like (The sequence of the model RefSeq protein was modified relative to this genomic sequence to represent the inferred CDS: inserted 2 bases in 1 codon), which translates into the protein MELYRNDEHGFLEELLEMESFTNQESLPSLACIPSYQLSPPDFSFIQTLPYDFQNPEPHSLNTSPQKPASKNLMAERRRRKRLNDRLSMLRSVVPRISKMDRASILGDTIDYMRELLGRINNLQEETHLFKDVKPNEILLRNSPKFQVERGNPDTRIEICCGXGLLLSTVTTLEALGVEIQHCVISCFNDFALQASCSEDLKKIAILDPEDIKQALVRNAGYGGKCL